One genomic segment of Sorex araneus isolate mSorAra2 chromosome X, mSorAra2.pri, whole genome shotgun sequence includes these proteins:
- the ZBTB33 gene encoding transcriptional regulator Kaiso, which produces MESRKLISATDIQYSSSLLNALNEQRSHGLFCDVTVIVEDRKFRAHRNVLSASSTYFHQLFSVAGQVVELSFIRAEIFAEILNYMYSSKIVRVRSDLLDELIKSGQLLGVKFIAELGVPLSQVKSISGTAQVGNAETLSPGSSDKNPGAQKSKGEAQENGATIMPIITESFSLSAEDFETKKIIVTDSDEDDDDDIIFCSEVLPAKENLPNPSTAVPVQPSPDLVAVSDVTPSASSKSPPLTNITPTPKLPPPVNPTVLNPAQGSEILLGPSAPTHLTPDIILLNQTSLTTPPNVSSSLPNHMSPSINLLMPNQQPPCSAALTGGKAPEEEEEIIDDDDDTISSSPNSAVSNISLVPQAGILPNDPFDGSLLQKMQLPSLLQEPISTLKVSNVITRNISDSGLAVKHLSEGQKIITLDTATEIEGLSTGCKVYANIGEDTYDIVIPVKDDPDEGEPRLENELPKTSTGETANKRMKVKHDDHYELIVDGRVYYICIVCKRSYVCLTSLRRHFNIHSWEKKYPCRYCEKVFPLAEYRTKHEIHHTGERRYQCLACGKSFINYQFMSSHIKSVHSQDPSGDSKLYRLHPCRSLQIRQYAYLSNRSGTMPGMKDDGVGYRVDAGRENPVGTTSTPQNKPMTWEDIFIQQENVTDGSTEFEFIIPESY; this is translated from the coding sequence ATGGAGAGCAGAAAACTGATTTCTGCTACAGACATTCAGTACTCGAGCAGTCTGCTGAACGCCCTGAATGAGCAGCGCAGCCATGGGCTCTTCTGTGATGTGACCGTCATTGTGGAAGACCGAAAGTTCCGGGCCCACAGGAATGTGCTTTCAGCTTCGAGTACTTACTTCCACCAGCTCTTCTCAGTGGCTGGGCAAGTTGTTGAACTGAGCTTTATAAGAGCTGAGATCTTTGCAGAAATTCTTAATTATATGTATAGCTCTAAAATTGTGCGTGTTCGATCAGATTTGCTGGATGAGTTAATTAAATCCGGGCAGCTGTTAGGAGTGAAGTTTATAGCAGAGCTTGGTGTTCCGCTGTCGCAGGTTAAGAGCATCTCAGGTACGGCTCAGGTGGGTAATGCAGAAACCTTATCACCTGGTTCGAGTGACAAGAACCCTGGCGCTCAAAAATCAAAAGGTGAAGCCCAAGAAAATGGGGCAACTATAATGCCTATTATAACCGAATCTTTTTCCTTATCTGCTGAGGACTTTGAAACAAAAAAGATCATCGTTACTGATTCTGATGAAGATGACGACGACGACATCATTTTCTGCTCTGAGGTTCTGCCTGCAAAAGAAAATCTGCCGAATCCCAGCACAGCGGTGCCAGTCCAGCCTAGCCCAGACTTGGTTGCAGTTTCAGATGTCACACCTTCTGCAAGCAGTAAGTCTCCCCCTTTGACAAATATCACACCTACTCCGAAACTTCCTCCTCCTGTGAATCCGACAGTGCTGAATCCAGCACAgggaagtgaaatattgcttGGCCCTTCCGCGCCGACACATCTGACTCCCGACATAATTCTGTTAAATCAGACATCACTTACTACACCACCAAATGTCAGTTCTTCACTTCCGAATCATATGTCTCCTTCAATCAATCTACTTATGCCGAACCAGCAGCCGCCCTGCAGTGCTGCTTTAACAGGAGGCAAGGCcccagaagaggaggaggaaattatagatgatgatgatgacactaTTAGCTCTAGTCCAAATTCAGCGGTCAGTAACATATCTTTGGTCCCACAGGCTGGCATCCTGCCAAATGACCCTTTCGATGGGTCATTGTTACAGAAGATGCAGCTTCCTAGCCTGCTGCAAGAGCCCATTTCCACTTTAAAAGTTTCAAATGTAATCACAAGAAACATCAGTGATTCAGGTTTAGCAGTGAAACACCTATCAGAGGGCCAGAAGATCATTACTTTAGATACAGCTACTGAAATTGAAGGCTTGTCAACTGGTTGCAAAGTTTATGCAAATATTGGAGAAGATACTTATGACATAGTGATCCCTGTCAAAGATGATCCTGACGAAGGGGAGCCCAGACTTGAGAATGAGCTACCCAAAACCTCTACTGGTGAGACAGCCAACAAGCGCATGAAAGTAAAGCATGATGATCACTATGAGTTAATTGTAGATGGAAGGGTCTATTACATCTGTATTGTTTGCAAAAGGTCTTATGTCTGCCTGACAAGCTTGCGAAGGCATTTTAACATTCATTCTTGGGAGAAGAAGTATCCTTGCCGTTATTGTGAGAAGGTGTTTCCTCTCGCTGAATATCGCACAAAGCATGAGATTCATCACACAGGGGAGCGAAGGTATCAGTGTTTGGCCTGTGGCAAATCTTTCATAAACTATCAGTTTATGTCATCACACATAAAGTCAGTTCATAGTCAAGATCCTTCTGGAGATTCGAAGCTCTATCGGTTACATCCATGCAGGTCTTTACAGATCCGACAGTACGCCTACCTTTCTAACCGGTCAGGCACCATGCCTGGAATGAAGGATGATGGTGTTGGATATAGAGTCGATGCTGGCAGAGAAAATCCAGTAGGAACCACATCTACTCCTCAGAACAAGCCGATGACCTGGGAAGATATTTTTATTCAGCAGGAAAATGTAACCGATGGCAGTACCGAGTTTGAATTTATAATACCAGAATCATACTAA